A window of the Streptomyces griseochromogenes genome harbors these coding sequences:
- a CDS encoding PTS sugar transporter subunit IIA translates to MTTVTSPLVGRAIGLAAVPDPVFSGAMVGPGTAIDPVREPSEAVSPVDGVIVSLHPHAFVVVDESGHGVLTHLGIDTVQLNGEGFELLVNKGDTVTRGQSIVRWNPASVEAAGKSPVCPVVALEATTESLSDLRDSGDVKAGDSLFSWN, encoded by the coding sequence ATGACCACCGTGACGTCCCCTCTCGTCGGACGTGCCATCGGACTGGCCGCCGTGCCGGATCCGGTCTTCTCCGGGGCCATGGTCGGCCCAGGTACCGCGATCGACCCCGTGCGTGAGCCCTCCGAGGCCGTTTCGCCCGTCGACGGCGTCATCGTCTCCCTGCACCCGCACGCTTTCGTCGTGGTCGACGAGAGCGGGCACGGCGTGCTCACCCACCTCGGCATCGACACCGTCCAGCTCAACGGCGAGGGCTTCGAGCTGCTCGTCAACAAGGGCGACACCGTGACGCGCGGTCAGAGCATCGTGCGCTGGAACCCCGCTTCGGTCGAGGCCGCCGGCAAGTCGCCCGTGTGTCCCGTCGTGGCGCTGGAGGCCACGACGGAGTCCCTCTCCGACCTCCGTGACAGCGGTGACGTGAAGGCCGGCGACAGCCTCTTCTCCTGGAACTGA
- a CDS encoding mannose-1-phosphate guanyltransferase has translation MKAVVMAGGEGTRLRPMTSSMPKPLLPVVNRPIMEHVLRLLKRHGLNETVVTVQFLASLVKNYFGDGEELGMELTYANEEKPLGTAGSVKNAEEALKDDAFLVISGDALTDFDLTDLINFHKEKGSLVTVCLTRVPNPLEFGITIVDEEGKVERFLEKPTWGQVFSDTVNTGIYVMEPEVFDYVEPDVPVDWSGDVFPQLMKEGKPIYGYVAEGYWEDVGTHESYVKAQADVLEGKVNVDIDGFEISPGVWVAEGAEVHPDAVLRGPLYIGDYAKVEAGAEIREHTVVGSNVVVKSGAFLHRAVVHDNVYVGQHSNLRGCVVGKNTDIMRAARIEDGAVIGDECLIGEESIVQGNVRVYPFKTIEAGAFVNTSVIWESRGQAQLFGARGVSGILNVEITPELAVRLAGAYATTLKKGSTVTTARDHSRGARALKRAVISALQASAIDVRDLENVPLPVARQQTARGSAGGIMIRTSPGVPDSVDIMFFDGQGADLSQGGQRKLDRVFARQEYRRAFPGEIGDLYFPASVFDSYTGSLLRNVDTTGIAESGLKVVVDASNGSAGLVLPSLLGKLGVDSLTINPGLDESRPTETEEMRRNGLIRLGEIVASSGAAFGVRFDPVGERLSLVDEKGRIIEDDRALLVMLDLVAAERRSGRVALPVTTTRIAEQVAAYHGTQVEWTTTSPDDLTRVGREEGTIFGGDGKGGFIVPEFSSVYDGTAAFVRLIGLVARTQLTLSQIDARIPRAHVLKRDLATPWAVKGLVMRRVVEAAGDRFVDTTDGVRVVETDGRWVMVLPDPAEAVTHLWAEGPDDAGAQALLDEWSAVVDSAGR, from the coding sequence ATGAAGGCCGTCGTGATGGCCGGTGGCGAAGGCACTCGCCTTCGCCCTATGACCTCCAGCATGCCCAAGCCGCTCCTGCCTGTGGTGAACCGCCCGATCATGGAGCATGTGCTACGGCTGCTCAAAAGGCATGGGCTCAACGAGACCGTTGTCACCGTGCAGTTCCTGGCATCGCTCGTCAAGAACTACTTCGGCGACGGCGAAGAGCTCGGAATGGAGCTCACATATGCCAATGAGGAGAAGCCACTCGGTACCGCCGGAAGCGTCAAGAACGCCGAAGAGGCGTTGAAGGACGATGCTTTCCTCGTCATCTCCGGTGATGCCCTGACCGACTTCGACCTCACCGACCTGATCAATTTCCACAAGGAGAAGGGCTCGCTGGTCACGGTCTGTCTGACCCGGGTGCCCAATCCGCTGGAATTCGGGATCACCATCGTCGACGAGGAAGGCAAGGTCGAGCGTTTCCTCGAGAAGCCGACGTGGGGTCAGGTCTTCTCCGACACGGTCAACACGGGCATTTATGTCATGGAGCCAGAGGTCTTCGACTACGTCGAGCCCGATGTGCCCGTCGACTGGTCCGGTGACGTCTTCCCGCAGTTGATGAAGGAAGGCAAGCCCATCTACGGCTATGTCGCCGAGGGCTACTGGGAGGACGTCGGCACCCACGAGAGCTATGTGAAGGCGCAGGCCGACGTCCTGGAGGGCAAGGTCAACGTCGACATCGACGGCTTCGAGATATCCCCGGGCGTCTGGGTCGCCGAGGGTGCCGAGGTGCATCCCGACGCCGTGCTCCGCGGGCCGCTCTACATCGGCGACTACGCCAAGGTGGAGGCCGGCGCGGAAATTCGCGAACACACCGTGGTGGGGTCCAACGTCGTTGTCAAGAGCGGTGCCTTCCTGCACCGGGCCGTCGTACACGACAATGTGTACGTGGGTCAGCACAGCAATCTGCGTGGCTGTGTCGTCGGCAAGAACACCGACATCATGCGAGCCGCCCGGATCGAGGACGGGGCGGTTATCGGGGACGAGTGCCTGATCGGTGAAGAATCGATCGTTCAGGGCAATGTCAGGGTCTATCCGTTCAAGACCATCGAGGCCGGTGCCTTCGTCAACACCTCGGTCATCTGGGAGTCCAGAGGACAGGCCCAGCTGTTCGGCGCCCGTGGTGTGTCCGGAATCCTGAACGTGGAGATCACTCCCGAACTGGCCGTGCGGCTGGCGGGTGCCTATGCGACCACGCTGAAGAAGGGCTCCACGGTCACCACGGCCCGCGACCACTCGCGGGGCGCCCGTGCGCTCAAGCGGGCCGTGATCTCCGCCCTGCAGGCCAGCGCCATCGACGTACGAGACCTGGAGAACGTGCCGCTGCCCGTGGCGCGCCAGCAGACCGCGCGAGGCAGCGCCGGCGGCATCATGATCCGGACCTCGCCGGGCGTGCCCGACTCCGTCGACATCATGTTCTTCGACGGACAGGGCGCGGACCTGTCGCAGGGCGGTCAGCGCAAGCTCGACCGGGTGTTCGCGCGACAGGAGTACCGCAGGGCGTTCCCCGGCGAGATCGGCGACCTGTACTTCCCGGCGAGCGTCTTCGACTCGTACACCGGCTCCCTGCTCAGGAACGTCGACACCACCGGGATCGCGGAGTCGGGCCTGAAGGTCGTCGTGGACGCCTCCAACGGAAGTGCCGGTCTCGTCCTGCCGAGCCTGCTCGGCAAGCTCGGTGTGGACTCGCTGACCATCAATCCCGGCCTGGACGAGTCCAGGCCCACGGAGACGGAGGAGATGCGCCGGAACGGGCTGATCCGCCTCGGCGAGATAGTGGCGTCCTCCGGGGCCGCCTTCGGTGTCCGGTTCGACCCCGTCGGCGAGCGGCTGTCGCTCGTGGACGAGAAGGGCCGGATCATCGAGGACGACCGGGCGCTGCTGGTGATGCTGGACCTGGTGGCGGCCGAGCGGCGCAGCGGCCGGGTGGCGCTGCCGGTGACCACGACCAGGATCGCCGAGCAGGTGGCCGCCTATCACGGCACTCAGGTCGAGTGGACCACCACCTCTCCCGACGACCTCACGCGCGTGGGGCGTGAAGAGGGCACCATCTTCGGTGGCGACGGCAAGGGCGGCTTCATCGTCCCCGAGTTCAGCAGCGTCTACGACGGCACGGCGGCCTTCGTACGGCTGATCGGACTGGTGGCGCGCACGCAGCTCACCCTGAGCCAGATCGACGCACGGATTCCACGGGCGCACGTCCTCAAACGGGACCTGGCGACCCCGTGGGCTGTCAAGGGTCTGGTGATGCGGCGTGTCGTCGAGGCGGCCGGAGATCGCTTTGTCGACACGACCGACGGTGTGCGGGTCGTGGAGACCGACGGCCGCTGGGTGATGGTGCTGCCCGACCCCGCCGAGGCGGTCACCCACCTGTGGGCCGAGGGGCCCGACGATGCCGGAGCGCAGGCCCTGCTGGACGAATGGTCGGCCGTGGTGGACAGCGCCGGGCGCTAG
- the ptsP gene encoding phosphoenolpyruvate--protein phosphotransferase → METTLRGVGVSHGVAIGEVRHMGTAVLEPPAKQIPAEDAEREQGRARQAVDAVAADLMARGNLAGGEAQAVLEAQAMMAQDPELMADVERRIVVGSTAERAVYDAFAAYRELLASAGEYLAGRVADLDDVRNRIVARLLGVPMPGVPDSDEPYVLVARDLAPADTALLDPALVLGFVTEEGGPTSHSAILARALGVPAVVALPGAGELAEGTVIAVDGSTGDIFVNPNEAKQAELRAAAAERKAALAASTGPGATADGHKVPLLANVGGPSDVPAAVEAGAEGVGLFRTEFLFLDDSKNAPSEAKQVEAYRQVLEAFPEGRVVVRVLDAGADKPLDFLTPADEPNPALGVRGLRTLLDHPEILRTQLAALATAAEGLPVYLEVMAPMVADRADAKAFADACRAAGLRAKFGAMVEIPSAALRARSILQEVEFLSLGTNDLAQYTFAADRQVGAVSRLQDPWQPALLDLVALSAEAAMAEGKSCGVCGEAASDPLLACVLTGLGVTSLSMGAASIPYVRATLAKYTLAQCERAAAAARASDSAEEARSAAQAVLSGE, encoded by the coding sequence ATGGAGACAACGCTGCGAGGCGTCGGCGTGAGCCACGGTGTGGCGATCGGCGAGGTTCGGCACATGGGGACGGCGGTGCTCGAGCCGCCGGCCAAGCAGATCCCGGCGGAGGATGCGGAGCGCGAGCAGGGGCGGGCGCGGCAGGCCGTGGACGCCGTGGCGGCCGACCTGATGGCACGCGGCAATCTGGCGGGGGGCGAGGCCCAGGCCGTGCTCGAAGCACAGGCCATGATGGCCCAGGACCCCGAGCTCATGGCGGACGTGGAGCGGCGCATCGTCGTGGGCAGCACTGCAGAACGTGCGGTGTACGACGCGTTCGCGGCCTACCGCGAGTTGCTGGCCAGTGCCGGGGAATACCTCGCCGGGCGCGTGGCCGACCTCGATGACGTGCGTAATCGCATCGTCGCCCGGCTGCTCGGGGTGCCCATGCCGGGTGTCCCGGACAGTGACGAGCCCTATGTACTGGTGGCGCGGGACCTGGCTCCGGCCGACACGGCGCTGCTGGATCCGGCTCTGGTGCTGGGTTTCGTGACCGAGGAGGGCGGGCCGACCAGCCACAGCGCGATCCTTGCGCGGGCGCTGGGGGTTCCGGCCGTCGTGGCCCTGCCGGGTGCCGGTGAGCTGGCGGAGGGCACGGTGATCGCCGTCGACGGCAGCACCGGTGACATCTTCGTGAACCCGAACGAGGCGAAGCAGGCGGAGCTGCGGGCGGCCGCCGCCGAGCGCAAGGCCGCGCTGGCGGCCTCGACCGGGCCGGGTGCGACGGCCGACGGGCACAAGGTGCCGTTGCTCGCCAATGTCGGTGGGCCGTCGGACGTGCCGGCCGCGGTGGAGGCCGGGGCCGAGGGTGTCGGTCTGTTCCGTACCGAGTTCCTGTTCCTGGACGACAGCAAGAACGCGCCGTCCGAGGCGAAGCAGGTCGAGGCCTACCGACAGGTACTGGAGGCGTTCCCCGAGGGCCGTGTGGTCGTGCGGGTCCTGGACGCGGGTGCGGACAAACCGCTGGACTTCCTGACCCCCGCGGACGAGCCGAACCCGGCCCTCGGCGTGCGTGGTCTGCGGACTCTGCTCGATCACCCCGAGATCCTGCGTACGCAGCTGGCCGCGCTGGCGACGGCCGCGGAGGGGCTGCCGGTCTACCTCGAGGTCATGGCGCCGATGGTGGCGGACCGCGCGGACGCCAAGGCCTTCGCGGACGCCTGCCGTGCTGCGGGGCTGCGGGCCAAGTTCGGTGCGATGGTGGAGATCCCGTCGGCCGCGCTGCGGGCCCGTTCCATCCTGCAGGAGGTCGAGTTCCTGTCGCTGGGGACCAACGACCTCGCGCAGTACACCTTCGCCGCGGATCGGCAGGTCGGTGCGGTGTCGCGGCTTCAGGACCCGTGGCAGCCCGCGCTACTCGATCTGGTCGCGCTGTCCGCCGAGGCGGCCATGGCCGAGGGCAAGAGCTGCGGTGTGTGCGGTGAGGCCGCGTCCGATCCGCTGTTGGCCTGTGTGCTGACGGGTCTGGGGGTCACCTCCCTGTCCATGGGTGCGGCGTCGATTCCCTATGTCCGGGCGACGCTGGCGAAGTACACGCTGGCGCAGTGCGAGCGGGCCGCCGCTGCCGCGCGCGCGTCGGACAGCGCCGAGGAGGCGCGCAGCGCGGCTCAGGCGGTGCTGTCCGGCGAGTAG
- a CDS encoding CDP-alcohol phosphatidyltransferase family protein, with the protein MEVQETRVQTDRVLTIPNILSMARLVGVPLFLWLILRPEFGGPNSDRWALLLLAFSGISDYLDGKLARRWNQISNLGRLLDPAADRLYVLSTLVGLTWREILPIWLTGLLLARELMLLVMVGILRRHGYPPPQVNFLGKAATFNLMYAFPLLLLSDGNGWIASLAAIFGWAFAGWGTTLYWWAGVLYVVQVRRLVRADATAD; encoded by the coding sequence GTGGAGGTCCAGGAGACCCGCGTCCAGACAGACCGGGTCCTCACCATCCCCAACATCCTCAGCATGGCACGGCTCGTCGGCGTACCCCTCTTCCTCTGGCTGATCCTCAGGCCTGAGTTCGGGGGTCCCAACAGCGATCGCTGGGCTCTCCTCTTGCTGGCCTTCAGCGGGATCAGTGACTATCTGGACGGCAAGCTCGCCAGGCGCTGGAATCAGATCAGCAACCTCGGCCGGCTCCTCGATCCCGCTGCCGACCGGCTGTACGTTCTCTCCACGCTCGTGGGCCTCACCTGGCGCGAGATCCTGCCGATCTGGCTGACCGGCCTTCTGCTGGCGAGAGAGCTGATGCTGCTGGTGATGGTGGGGATCCTCAGGCGTCATGGTTATCCGCCGCCACAGGTGAACTTCCTGGGGAAGGCCGCGACCTTCAACCTGATGTACGCCTTCCCGCTCCTGCTTCTCAGCGACGGAAACGGATGGATCGCGTCACTCGCTGCCATTTTCGGATGGGCGTTCGCAGGGTGGGGTACAACCCTCTATTGGTGGGCAGGAGTGCTCTACGTGGTACAAGTCCGCCGCCTGGTGCGTGCGGACGCCACGGCCGATTGA